The genomic segment TTTATATGATTGATGTGATTATTCCTTGCTATAACGCCGAAGAAACTCTGGTTCGAGCGGTGCAAAGCGTGCTAAACCAACCGGAACTAGACACATTGTGGATTGTAGATGATGGCTCAACTGATAATACCTTTTTGCTGGCTAAACAACTCCAATCGCAAGTACCGGATAAAATCAGAGTAGAACAAATGCCACAAAATGGTGGTGTGGCAAAAGCTCGTAATTGGGGAGCAATGCAAAGTGAAGCGGTATTGATTGCCTTCTTAGATGCCGATGATGCCTACGAAAACAGAGCGTTACAAGTTGCAGCAAAGATCTTTGAATTCAAACCAGAAACCTGTTTGGTTCGGTTAGCTTTAAAACCGGTAAACTTAGAGCAACGCTACAGCTCTCACCCTAATTTTGAGCTGGCTTGGCAACATATGCAAATGACCGGTGCAGGCAACACTGTGTTTCGGCGTAGTTTCTTCCTAGCTTGTGGTGGATTTCCTCAACATCAGCTCTTCCGAGAATTAGGCGGTGAAGATGGGGCTTTAGGCATCGCCACCACGCAAATTAGTTCCGTAGCTACTGCATTCAATGATGTTGGTGTTTTACATTACTGCCGAGAGGGTATGCACGCAGAAAGATTATTAAATGCGATTTTATTCAACGAAAAAGATCCCAATGTTACTGAAGAAAAAGTTAAACAAGCCAACCTAATTACCGAAAATATTGTTAATAATATTAGAAATCTACAAGACTGTCTTAATAGTAAAGGGATTGGTATTAAGCCTTATACGCTTGAATGGAGCTAAAAAAGCATTTGCAGATTTTCCCTAAAAAACAACCGCTTGTATTCTTGAGCCTTCTTTCCTCTCCGATAACAAGCGGTCATTTTCCGTGAGTTTTTTACCTTTACCACCACAACAAAAAACCGCCTGTATCTCTACAGGCGGCTCTTCTTTTTATTTACTTTTTCTTAGCTTTTTACTTTTTATTCGTTTTTGCTTTGCGCTTCGCTTTTGATTAAGTTTCCGCTTTTGTCACTTTTCGCTTTCACTTAATCCCGCTTAAAATTAAAACCCCGACGATGCTCTACTCTCACATGGCGAATCACCACACTACCATCGACGTCACTGCGTTTTACTTCTGAGTTCGGTATGGGGTCAGGTAGGACCACAGCACTCTTGTCGTCGGGAAAATTCCTTTCTATCTTATGATTTCTTTATCTTTTCTTTATTCGTTCTTCTCAATACAAAAACAAGCCTAAAAACATTTGAGCGTTGTATAGTTAAGCCTCTCGGGCAATTAGTACTGGTTAGCTCAATGTCTCACAACACTTACACACCCAGCCTATCTACGTCGTAGTCTCCAACAACCCTTACACACTTATAGTGTGGGAGAACTCATCTCTTGGCAAGTTTCGTGCTTAGATGCTTTCAGCACTTATCTCTTCCGCACTTAGCTACCCGGCAATGCGTCTGGCGACACAACCGGAACACCAGTGGTGCGTCCACTCCGGTCCTCTCGTACTAGGAGCAGCCCCAACCAATTCTCCAACGCCCACGGCAGATAGGGACCGAACTGTCTCACGACGTTCTAAACCCAGCTCGCGTACCACTTTAAATGGCGAACAGCCATACCCTTGGGACCTACTTCAGCCCCAGGATGTGATGAGCCGACATCGAGGTGCCAAACACCGCCGTCGATATGAACTCTTGGGCGGTATCAGCCTGTTATCCCCGGAGTACCTTTTATCCGTTGAGCGATGGCCCTTCCATTCAGAACCACCGGATCACTATGACCTGCTTTCGCACCTGCTCGACTTGTCTGTCTCGCAGTTAAGCTTGCTTATACCATTGCACTAACCTCACGATGTCCGACCGTGATTAGCAAACCTTCGTGCTCCTCCGTTACTCTTTGGGAGGAGACCGCCCCAGTCAAACTACCCACCAGACACTGTCCGAGACCGCGTTCCGCAATCTTCGTTAGAACATCAAACGTTAAAGGGTGGTATTTCAAGGACGCCTCCACAATCACTGGCGTGACTGCTTCTAAGGCTCCCACCTATCCTACACATCAAAATTCAATGTTCAGTGTCAAGCTATAGTAAAGGTTCACGGGGTCTTTCCGTCTAGCCGCGGGTACACCGCATCTTCACGGCGATTTCAATTTCACTGAGTCTCGGGTGGAGACAGCCTGGCCATCATTATGCCATTCGTGCAGGTCGGAACTTACCCGACAAGGAATTTCGCTACCTTAGGACCGTTATAGTTACGGCCGCCGTTTACTGGGGCTTCGATCAGGAGCTTCTCTTTCGATAACACCATCAATTAACCTTCCAGCACCGGGCAGGCATCACACCCTATACGTCCACTTTCGTGTTTGCAGAGTGCTGTGTTTTTAATAAACAGTTGCAGCCAGCTGGTATCTTCGACCGGTTCAACCTTCGTGTGCAAGACACTACAATCTACGCCGGCGCACCTTCTCCCGAAGTTACGGTGCTATTTTGCCTAGTTCCTTCACCCGAGTTCTCTCAAGCGCCTGAGTATTCTCTACCTGACCACCTGTGTCGGTTTATAGTACGGTTTATAATAACCTGAAGCTTAGTGGCTTTTCCTGGAAGCGTGGTATCAGTTACTTCATCTCCGTAGAGACTCGTCATCACTTCTCGGTGTTAATAAGCGTCCGGATTTGCCTAAACGCTCCACCTACCGGCTTAAACAGACATCCAACAGTCTGCTAACCTAACCTTCTCCGTCCCCACATCGCAGTTATTACAAGTACGGGAATATTAACCCGTTTCCCATCGACTACGCTTTTCAGCCTCGCCTTAGGGGCCGACTCACCCTGCCCCGATTAACGTTGGACAGGAACCCTTGGTCTTCCGGCGAACGAGTTTTTCACTCGTTTTATCGTTACTTATGTCAGCATTCGCACTTGTGATATCTCCAGCAGACTTCTCAATCCACCTTCATCGACTTACACAACGCTCCCCTACCCAACAGACTTTCATCTGATGCCGCAGCTTCGGTGCTATATTTGAGCCCCGTTACATCTTCCGCGCAGGCCGACTCGACTAGTGAGCTATTACGCTTTCTTTAAATGATGGCTGCTTCTAAGCCAACATCCTAGCTGTCTAAGCCTTCCCACTTCGTTTCCCACTTAATATAGACTTTGGGACCTTAGCTGGCGGTCTGGGTTGTTTCCCTCTCCACGATGGACGTTAGCACCCACCGTGTGTCTCCTGAGTATCACTCTTCGGTATTCGCAGTTTGCATCGGGTTGGTAATCCGGGATGGACCCCTAGCCGAAACAGTGCTCTACCCCCGAAGGTGTCCGCTCAAGGCTCTACCTAAATAGATTTCGGGGAGAACCAGCTATCTCCCGGTTTGATTGGCCTTTCACCCCCAGCCACAAGTCATCCGCTAATTTTTCAACATTAGTCGGTTCGGTCCTCCAGTTAGTGTTACCCAACCTTCAACCTGCCCATGGCTAGATCACCGGGTTTCGGGTCTATACCTTGCAACTAGACGCCCAGTTAAGACTCGGTTTCCCTTCGGCTCCCTTATTCAGTTAACCTTGCTACAAAATATAAGTCGCTGACCCATTATACAAAAGGTACGCAGTCACAGAATAAATCTGCTCCCACTGCTTGTACGCACAAGGTTTCAGGTTCTATTTCACTCCCCTCGCCGGGGTTCTTTTCGCCTTTCCTTCACAGTACTGGTTCACTATCGGTCAATCAGGAGTATTTAGCCTTGGAGGATGGTCCCCCCATCTTCAAACAGGATATCACGTGTCCCGCCCTACTTGTTGTTAGCCTAGTACCACAATGGAGTTTTAAGGTACGGGATTATCACCCTCTACGATTGTCCTTCCCAGAACATTCCCCTAACTTCACTGCTATCACTAACTGGCTCTTTCGCGTTCGCTCGCCGCTACTAACGAAATCTCGGTTGATTTCTTTTCCTCGGGGTACTTAGATGTTTCAGTTCTCCCGGTTTGCCTCACACAGCTATGTATTCACTGGGTGATAGTAGGTTCTTCACCTACTGGGTTTCCCCATTCGGACATCTTGGATTAAACGCCTCTTATCGACTCATCCAAGCTTTTCGCAGATTAGCACGTCCTTCATCGCCTCTGATTGCCAAGGCATCCACCTTGTGCGCTTAGTCACTTAACTATACAACCTCAAATGTTTTCTAAAACTTCTTAGAAATAAAAAGTAAAAAACAATGAAGTCAGTTTTACAACTAAACACTTGACTGCTTTTGTTCAGTCAAGATTTTTTTACTACTCAGACTTTCAATTTATTCGTTATCACTTATGTATAATTACTTATGCGTAACGAACTTGAAATATCTCTCAGTTTTTCAGCTTGTTTCTATATTGTTAAAGAACAGAAGACAATAAAAATCATCTTTAAATGGCGTCCCCACGGGGATTCGAACCCCGGTTACCGCCGTGAAAGGGCGATGTCCTAGGCCTCTAGACGATGGGGACAACATTTAAAGATGCTTTCCACTTTGCCATTTGAGAGTAAAATATTCTAGCCAATTTTGTAAAAATCTTCAAGATTTTCACCGCTTGAATGGCTATCTTTCACTCATCTTCTCTCATTCATCTATCAAACAATCTGTGTGAACACTTGCTGTCGTTCTCGATTTTGGTAAGGAGGTGATCCAACCGCAGGTTCCCCTACGGTTACCTTGTTACGACTTCACCCCAGTCATGAATCATACCGTGGTAAACGCCCCCCTTTCGGTTAAGCTATCTACTTCTGGTACAACCCACTCCCATGGTGTGACGGGCGGTGTGTACAAGGCCCGGGAACGTATTC from the Mannheimia haemolytica genome contains:
- the hyaD gene encoding Hyaluronan synthase — encoded protein: MIDVIIPCYNAEETLVRAVQSVLNQPELDTLWIVDDGSTDNTFLLAKQLQSQVPDKIRVEQMPQNGGVAKARNWGAMQSEAVLIAFLDADDAYENRALQVAAKIFEFKPETCLVRLALKPVNLEQRYSSHPNFELAWQHMQMTGAGNTVFRRSFFLACGGFPQHQLFRELGGEDGALGIATTQISSVATAFNDVGVLHYCREGMHAERLLNAILFNEKDPNVTEEKVKQANLITENIVNNIRNLQDCLNSKGIGIKPYTLEWS